One Cryptococcus neoformans var. grubii H99 chromosome 3, complete sequence genomic region harbors:
- a CDS encoding calcium/proton exchanger, which produces MSTPIRSDNQSLKDDSSSPSSPTPTIRNTTPVQPPSASQVFAAAVAASPGPAPGRAASQPGMNRRQSGQQQQQELGKGRPGKDDLRTAATPSQLRGNYSPARASISSTEDEDYLKPNSLPRTAVPENTTFESTPRGWGGGSSRGVPQTAFGSSFGSPTAFFSQPAREASSGGTHRLGRSARFANSRDPSQTVTNPGGSSSRSASRARPPLQHHHSILRDSPNLDDDELQDRGAELIKQRQRERKAKRKKLELEQQRRLAEEGTTPETSNPPSGVPEEGFAAQQGGLSRGPVPMSRIRNPSATRRPTSEGFFPYPPSISDGETPRDGGMSPKEDARAPSVYSSVADDEAEDQLDERVSIVGEIVNDVVEEETGGDVDKCGSDEEEEIGPDEGVTMRDRQDAINIEHPFGLPIWKPALYRKSRSVTRNAESALHSIPSAAAERHLLPGNILWTALFGWWLAIACFIAAVLVSGAEVLGGGRGGYGKTLRGLAWYIGWPFGKYVEGEGAPDDDHEHDEHAAGDEEQANGNYQALDGSSPISKRQRGREVSDSSSSNVTVRRAQDSAPVNAADCPDATSASTVRANNERPAVSFASGIKGKGRDSVTERSSLLGKNGFRRPRNKRAKKLGQIVYWPGFCVIVAPTMLLVCVLCWGFVITIPMAKLTWELLNLLWYRPLEINFRPAPRVPVPTPTCSSDNVHDDTNGSGSSTAVGDSPTNFTLKRARLTAGQVAPTSGPTSTVLLCTYRAVGLQYYKYTVGGVNIMFINLLPLVFFTIIDGLLLLPAVERKEHLGKPITPLLRLLTSQALLFVLALASVIPLSYFIGMAVASISAQSSIGMGAVINATFGSIIEIILYSIALTQGKGRLVEGSIVGSILAGVLLMPGASMCSGAFKRKEQKFNAKSAGVTSTMLIMAIIGTLTPTMFYQTYGSFELHCQDCPSGHPNMTITLPEGGMSLQPGDMWMCDHCYYEHPDPERDPFYQENVKTLMYACAAILLFSYLIGLWFSLRTHAAQIWQNPQQLMKSEDAQAVSEVHPALKTTLAQRITPQALMQHVLPLHKSNNPPATSTTNPVVPVATNEGSIPATVSPKTGTLRLAPSGLTKDGTDQTANITPGHSQQSSHANGIETSRPSPNTSQAFTLPAGYTPYFESIDQATKSNLTPMRLPGTLTTEDFTRAVAVATVSALRHQGSIVESERKRRHVGGEGPAGGEQGGGVSKEEEGHEKGGGHEAPSWTRGASAGVLLACTMLYAIIAEILVDVVDVVLHGSGIDEKFLGLTLFALVPNTTEFMNAMSFALNGNIALSMEIGSAYALQVCLLQIPAMVAFSALYQPEKMGDVIDTFTLIFPRWDVIAIILSIFLLTYTYIEARSNYHRGSILVLAYIVLIMGFYYAPPRAQGGTDHDTIFGQESLESFNAGWTTALTKLWV; this is translated from the exons ATGTCAACTCCCATTCGCTCTGATAACCAAAGCCTCAAAGacgactcttcttctccctcttcccctaCACCGACTATCCGCAATACTACACCTGTCCAGCCGCCCAGCGCCTCGCAGGTTTTCGCCGCCGCGGTGGCCGCTTCTCCTGGGCCCGCCCCTGGACGCGCCGCAAGTCAGCCAGGGATGAATAGAAGACAAAGTGggcagcaacagcagcaagagCTCGGGAAGGGACGCCCAGGAAAGGATGATCTG CGCACTGCGGCCACACCCAGTCAACTCCGAGGCAACTACTCCCCAGCACGTGCCTCTATATCTTCcacggaggatgaggactACCTAAAGCCGAATTCTCTACCGCGAACAGCTGTTCCAGAAAACACCACCTTTGAATCCACTCCTAGAGGCTGGGGCGGTGGCAGTAGTCGTGGGGTGCCGCAGACCGCTTTTGGAAGCAGTTTTGGTTCCCCGACGGCATTCTTCAGCCAGCCTGCGCGAGAAGCATCTAGCGGAGGAACACATCGCTTAGGCCGAAGTGCCCGGTTCGCCAATTCTCGGGACCCATCGCAAACTGTTACTAATCCGGGCGGCTCATCTTCCCGTTCGGCTTCTCGAGCCCGTCCGCCTTTGCAGCACCACCACAGTATCTTGAGAGATTCTCCCAACCTAGACGACGATGAACTGCAAGACCGAGGGGCTGAACTTATCAAACAGCggcaaagagaaaggaaggcaaagaggaagaagttggagCTTGAGCAGCAGCGCCGACTTGCTGAGGAAGGAACGACACCAGAGACGAGTAACCCACCCAGTGGTGTACCAGAAGAAGGTTTTGCCGCTCAGCAAGGGGGGTTGAGCAGGGGACCAGTGCCCATGTCAAGGATAAGGAATCCTAGTGCAACCCGCCGTCCTACGAGTGAGGGATTCTTCCCATACCCTCCAAGCATATCTGATGGAGAAACTCCCCGAGATGGTGGGATGAGCCCAAAAGAGGATGCTCGCGCACCGTCCGTATATTCGTCTGTTGCCGATGACGAGGCAGAAGATCAATTAGACGAGCGTGTAAGTATAGTGGGAGAAATTGTTAatgatgttgttgaagaagagactggCGGTGATGTTGATAAGTGCGGCtctgacgaagaagaggagattgggcCGGATGAAGGAGTCACGATGAGAGACCGTCAAGAT GCAATTAATATCGAACACCCGTTCGGTCTCCCAATTTGGAAACCCGCTCTTTATCGCAAATCACGATCTGTAACCCGCAACGCCGAATCCGCGCTTCACTCAATTCCATCCGCAGCCGCTGAACGACATCTATTACCGGGAAACATCCTTTGGACAGCCCTCTTTGGATGGTGGCTTGCTATTGCGTGCTTCATAGCAGCTGTTTTGGTAAGCGGTGCGGAAGTATTAGGTGGTGGTAGGGGTGGTTATGGAAAGACGTTACGCGGCCTGGCTTGGTATATCGGGTGGCCATTCGGAAAATAtgtggaaggtgaaggggcACCGGACGATGATCATGAACACGATGAACACGCAGCTGGGGACGAGGAGCAAGCGAATGGGAACTACCAAGCACTTGATGGTTCTTCGCCGATCAGCAAACGAcagagagggagagaagtATCGGactcctcatcttccaatgTCACCGTGAGACGTGCTCAAGATTCGGCACCAGTGAATGCCGCGGACTGCCCCGACGCAACTTCCGCGAGTACTGTGCGAGCCAACAACGAACGTCCTGCAGTGTCATTCGCTTCTGGTATCAAGGGCAAAGGTCGCGACAGTGTCACTGAACGATCTTCACTGTTGGGAAAGAACGGCTTCAGGAGGCCCAGAAACAAGCGAGCCAAAAAGCTCGGCCAAATAGTCTACTGGCCTGGATTCTGCGTCATCGTTGCACCTACAATGCTTTTGGTCTGCGTTCTTTGCTGGGGATTCGTGATAACTATTCCCATGGCAAAATTGACCTGGGAATTGTTGAATCTTTTATGGTACCGGCCACTTGAGATTAATTTCCGACCTGCTCCGAGAGTCCCAGTACCGACACCCACCTGTTCTTCTGACAACGTTCACGATGATACCAACGGTTCCGGATCGAGCACTGCTGTCGGAGACTCCCCTACCAACTTCACTCTCAAGCGCGCACGTCTTACGGCTGGTCAAGTTGCTCCGACGTCTGGACCTACATCCACTGTTTTGCTCTGCACCTATCGTGCAGTTGGCTTACAGTACTACAAGTACACAGTTGGTGGGGTCAATATCATGTTCATCAACCTCTTGCCTCTTGTGTTTTTTACTATCATTGATggtctcctccttcttccagctgTGGAACGCAAAGAGCACCTCGGGAAACCAATCACTCCACTCTTGCGTCTCCTCACATCTCAAgccctcctcttcgtcctcgcGCTTGCTTCAGTCATCCCGCTCTCATACTTCATCGGCATGGCTGTCGCTTCCATCTCTGCGCAGTCCTCCATCGGCATGGGCGCTGTTATTAACGCTACCTTTGGTTCTATTATCGAAATCATTCTCTATAGCATTGCCCTTACGCAGGGCAAGGGCAGGTTGGTGGAAGGTTCTATTGTAGGCAGTATCTTGGCCGGTGTATTGCTCATGCCGGGAGCGAGTATGTGTTCAGGGGCTTTcaaaaggaaagagcaaAAGTTTAACGCGAAGAGCGCCGGCGTGACGAGTACGATGTTGATCATGGCTATTATTGGGACTTTGACACCGACCATGTTCTATCAGACCTATGGTTCT TTTGAGCTTCATTGCCAAGACTGCCCTTCTGGTCACCCCAACATGACCATCACCTTGCCAGAGGGCGGTATGAGTTTACAGCCTGGAGACATGTGGATGTGCGACCATTGCTACTATGAACATCCTGATCCAGAGCGTGATCCATTCTACCAGGAAAATGTCAAGACCTTAATGTATGCCTGTGctgccatccttctcttc TCATACCTTATTGGTCTCTGGTTTTCTCTCCGCACTCACGCCGCCCAGATATGGCAAAACCCGCAACAGCTCATGAAATCTGAGGATGCTCAAGCTGTTAGCGAAGTGCATCCTGCTCTCAAGACCACCCTCGCGCAACGCATTACTCCACAGGCTCTGATGCAGCATGTCCTCCCTTTGCACAAATCAAACAACCCCCCTGCCACCTCAACTACAAATCCTGTTGTACCTGTAGCCACCAACGAAGGTAGTATCCCCGCGACAGTGTCTCCTAAGACTGGCACGTTGCGTTTGGCGCCATCTGGCTTGACCAAAGACGGAACTGATCAGACCGCAAACATCACTCCAGGACATTCTCAACAATCCTCTCATGCTAATGGAATCGAAACTTCTCGTCCAAGCCCAAATACGAGCCAAGCCTTCACCCTCCCAGCTGGGTATACCCCGTACTTTGAGAGTATTGATCAAGCTACTAAGTCGAATCTCACTCCCATGCGTCTTCCTGGTACACTCACAACGGAGGACTTTACTCGTGCTGTGGCGGTTGCTACCGTTAGTGCGCTCAGGCATCAAGGGTCAATTGTTGAGTCTGAAAGGAAGCGCAGACACGTGGGAGGTGAAGGTCCAGCGGGCGGGGAGCAAGGAGGGGGAGTAAgtaaagaggaagaagggcatGAGAAAGGTGGTGGACATGAAGCGCCAAGCTGGACCAGAGGGGCCAGTGCTGGGGTTTTGCTGGCTTGTACCATGTTGTACGCTATTATTGCTG AGATCTTGGTGGACGTGGTAGACGTTGTACTCCACGGATCCGGCATAGATGAAAAGTTTTTGGGTTTGACACTCTTTGCGCTAGTGCCCAACACGACCGAGTTCATGAACGCTATGTCATTTGCTCTCAATGGTAACATCGCTCTCAG TATGGAAATCGGTTCCGCGTATGCTTTACAAGTGTGCCTGCTCCAAATACCGGCAATGGTCGCTTTCAGCGCATTGTATCAGCCGGAGAAAATGGGCGATGTCATCGACACATTCAC CCTCATTTTCCCTCGCTGGGATGTAATCGCCATTATTCTTTCTATTTTCTTGCTCACTTACACCTACATCGAGGCAAGGAGTAACTACCATCGTGGCTCAATTTTGGTCCTTGC CTATATTGTACTCATAATGGGATTTTACTACGCTCCTCCAAGAGCCCAAGGAGGTACCGACCATGACACCATCTTTGGACAGGAGAGCCTGGAAAGTTTTAACGCGGGCTGGACAACGGCATTGACGAAACTTTGGGTGTGA
- a CDS encoding peroxin-3, producing MPQTQSSWQRRFRRLFFFVGTASTFYLLSSYLLDRLKENRLRAIKEKRHKDLLKNHFTSLISSISFTLYALLPTLQPQVFEAYPVEKTSQAIQGSASTSASSTMAGSTSSIEISEPLNSLHLYGQGSQELEPPKEVVDNQSPQFSPSVPLVPAVDESWASEFQKKDSAGAEAETESGIMIGGSVEIPETDDGLSSTVSQSISLPATDTTSGSPSPSSDMSSSAQLGPSPPMLRDPTPSPPVVTKSKKELWKELKIQSIARTITTAYLLPMLYLLTSSQLSILARNTYLNDLASENSHAKGTSDPRRAQSHDNEDQYDEDDDYQTPRRNASEATLTGLSVERALKKNNKKTTGWFSSFSVESMGLTEFVENHTSFLPNPIDYLPGTITSYLPSFLSSRQGDVRKNQAQRIGEVQVAEMARQRRIEEEEAERLFLSYSWWLLNEGWKGVAERVDEAVGKVFGSMLLKKELSLHDWEKAIKEVRAQVEMDEAAESGPKLFDFTPFLLPLNPPTSLRAPFPYNASDHSSHLVSLFDETLTHLCSADGRYLLEKGIATLTRSLVNSLREECYALEATSQSQSGFELEGRKKRLAECLPVVSRWGKNIWENVPDSGVEEMLAVPEFEGFAAIIFGDWAGK from the exons ATGCCTCAAACTCAGTCGTCGTGGCAGCGTCGCTTTAGGcgtcttttctttttcgttGGCACCGCATCCACCTTTTATCTCTTGAGTTCATACCTCTTGGACCGTCTCAAGGAGAATCGTCTCCGCGCgatcaaggaaaagaggcaTAAGGACCT GCTCAAAAACCACTTTACTTCTCTCATCTCGAGCATCTCTTTCACCCTCTATGCACTTTTGCCTACGCTTCAGCCCCAGGTTTTCGAAGCCTACCCTGTGGAGAAAACCTCTCAGGCGATCCAAGGATCAGCTAGTACTTCTGCCTCATCAACCATGGCAGGTTCAACCTCTAGTATCGAAATTAGCGAACCGCTGAATTCACTACATCTCTACGGACAAGGAAGTCAGGAGTTAGAACCGCCAAAAGAAGTAGTTGATAATCAAAGTCCCCAGTTCAGCCCCTCAGTCCCTTTGGTACCCGCAGTAGACGAGAGCTGGGCCAGCGAGTTCCAAAAAAAGGATAGTGCAGGTGCGGAGGCAGAGACGGAGAGCGGGATCATGATTGGCGGTTCAGTCGAGATCCCAGAGACCGACGATGGG TTATCTTCCACTGTCTCACAGTCTATCTCATTACCAGCTACCGACACAACTTCCGgctccccttccccatcttctgATATGTCATCGTCAGCGCAGCTCggtccatctcctcctaTGCTGAGGGACcccactccttctccacccgTTGTGACAAAGAGCAAAAAAGAGCTTTGGAAGGAACTGAAGATACAGA GTATTGCTCGAACGATTACAACTGCCTATCTGCTACCTATGCTCTATCTCCTCACATCATCCCAACTATCCATCCTCGCCCGGAACACTTACCTTAATGACCTCGCATCGGAGAACTCCCACGCCAAGGGAACTTCTGATCCTCGCAGAGCGCAAAGCCACGATAACGAGGACCAATAtgatgaggacgacgaTTATCAAACTCCCAGACGTAACGCCTCAGAAGCTACTCTCACAGGGCTTTCTGTCGAACGAGCATTGAAGAAAAACAATAAAAAGACTACTGGGTggttctcttccttctccgttGAATCAATGGGTCTCACCGAGTTTGTCGAAAACCAtacttccttcctccccaatCCCATCGATTACCTTCCTGGTACAATAACTTCTTacctcccttctttcctatCTAGTCGTCAGGGAGACGTCAGGAAAAATCAGGCTCAGAGGATCGGTGAAGTTCAAGTTGCTGAGATGGCGAGGCAAAGGaggattgaagaggaagaggctgagAGGTTATTTTTGAGTTATTCATGGTGGTTGTTGAATGAAGGCTGGAAGGGCGTTGCGGAGAGGGTTGACGAGGCTGTCGGAAAGGTGTTTGGATC AATGttgctgaagaaggaattgAGTTTGCACGATTGGGAAAAGGCAATCAAAGAGGTTCGGGCACAAGTGGAAATGGATGAAGCCGCAGAATCTGGACCTAAGCTGTTTGA CTTCACCCCATTCCTCTTGCCCCTTAACCCGCCAACGTCTCTGCGAGCACCTTTCCCATACAACGCCTCTGACCACTCTTCTCACCTTGTCTCGCTTTTTGACGAAACCCTCACTCATCTTTGCTCTGCCGATGGACGTTATCTCTTGGAGAAAGGTATAGCCACATTGACTAGGAGCCTGGTCAACAGTCTTAGGGAAGAATGCTACGCCCTTGAAGCAACTTCACAATCTCAGAGCGGGTTTGAATtagaaggaaggaagaaacgATTGGCGGAATGTTTACCAGTGGTTAGTAGATGGGGTAAAAATATATGGGAGAATGTGCCAGATAgcggggtggaggagatgtTGGCCGTGCCAGAGTTTGAGGGCTTTGCAGCAATTATCTTTGGCGACTGGGCCGGAAAATAG
- a CDS encoding cytochrome c oxidase subunit 6a, with protein MFRLAARAIRPAARGFATSAAAGENEFVAKRTAIRAHAAETTDLWRKISFYVCIPGIIVGGLWTYKVESAHAEHLAHSDEDLSERPVYPYMNMRVKPFPWGMQSLFFNPKVNIPAGPE; from the exons ATGTTCCGACTTGCTGCTCGTGCTATCCGCCCCGCTGCCAGGGGTTTCGCTACCTCCGCTGCCGCCGGCGAGAACGAGTTCGTCGCCAAGAGGACCGCCATCAGGGCTCACGCTGCTG AGACCACTGACCTCTGGCGAAAGATCTCTTTCTACGTTTGCATCCCCGGTATCATTGTCGGTGGTCTCTGGACTTACAAGGTTGAGTCCGCCCACGCTGAGCACCT TGCTCACAGCGACGAGGACCTTTCCGAGAGGCCCGTCTACCCTTACATGAACATGCGTGTCAAGCCCTTCCCTTGGGGTATGCAGTCCCTCTTCTTTAAC CCCAAGGTTAACATCCCCGCTGGCCCCGAGTAA
- a CDS encoding translocation protein SEC63, which produces MPGISYDDSGSLASYFGVTCLTLVLIPWTLSTLRLKKTKRLDPICPCTTCQQAPARLEKIQRSSRRSAGTKRIFLLLSAWALLGYLVYSLATAPKVQGGTVYNPFEILGLSSSATEKQIKKHYKKLSLQFHPDKLKLAEGQTMEEAEEKYIELTKAYKSLTDETTRDNLAKYGNPDGPQQREDRIAIPQWIVEGSNGIWVLALYGLVLGGGIPWVVGRWWFTQRRLTRDNILNATAERFFHSLAEDTDFTNLIALLAGSLEVTAVVGGNKVSKKTKKAKQSKVEELETKINGIKEQNGIEEDPLMKVTSRVGVTSGADRRARALIWAHLLRIDLDDAEMRNDQLAVLRVLPPLLNAIINIALAHNWLSVSLRCIQLQPALVQAMPPSVSPLAQLPGFDFEKGFEQQVTKKAEGDKWLEKWVRVREGFDEAFSVAKYWPRLEVIDAEFKVDDSKIVTPSSIVSLSAKVRYVYPTTALSSRAKPVPMLPKSELARLEKEKGENEEAKSIEDVKEAVKEASKKEQNPTVKQVQEQIVKKKEAKEVVNGFAHTPRWPQLRKPQYYFLLGDTKLNKVIVPPIKITDIPLPSPDGTPSEPKEISLQFQAPPQVNLYSFVAHLRSDTYLGEDVQVPIMLKVEEPPSESDSDAGDDISEPDEDTLAGQMAMMRGENVKPSKVHGGEYDSEESSDVDDASDDESSSDDEGPTRARAYNEDSSDSD; this is translated from the exons ATGCCAGGCATATCCTATGACGACTCTGGCTCACTCGCAAGCTACTTCGGAGTTACCTGTCTTACGCTCGTCCTCATCCCCTGGACGCTCTCGACCCTAAGGCTTAAAAAGACGA AGAGATTAGATCCAATATGTCCCTGTACAACATGTCAGCAAGCTCCTGCTCGTCTCGAAAAAATCCAGCGATCATCCCGTCGGTCAGCCGGTACTAAACgtatcttcctcttgctctCGGCATGGGCATTACTCGGTTACCTCGTGTATAGCTTAGCAACAGCCCCCAAGGTGCAAGGCGGCACGGTCTATAACCCTTTCGAAATTCTTGGACTGAGCAGCTCGGCAACTGAGAAGCAGATCAAGAAGCATTACAAGAAGTTGTCTTTGCAATT CCACCCtgacaagctcaagcttGCAGAAGGTCAAACcatggaagaagcagaggagaAATACATTGAACTTACCAAAGCGTACAAATCATTAACCGATGAAACGACTCGAGACAATCTCGCCAAGTATGGTAATCCTGATGGACCTCAACAGAGAGAAGACAGGATTGCTATCCCTCAATGGATTGTTGAAGGATCGAACGGTATCTGGGTCTTGGCCCTGTATGGGCTAGTCCTTGGTGGTGGTATTCCTTGGGTCGTT GGTCGATGGTGGTTCACTCAACGTCGGCTCACTCGAGACAACATTCTTAACGCCACTGCGGAAcgcttcttccattccctTGCCGAAGACACCGACTTTACCAACCTCATCGCCCTTTTGGCCGGTTCCCTTGAAGTCACCGCTGTTGTTGGTGGCAATAAGGTCAGCAAGAAAACTAAAAAGGCCAAGCAAAGTAAAGTCGAAGAGTTGGAAACCAAGATCAATGGGATCAAAGAGCAGAACGGGATTGAGGAAGATCCTTTGATGAAGGTAACTAGCAGGGTGGGAGTGACGAGCGGTGCTGAtaggagggcgagggcgtTGATCTGGGCTCACCTGTTGAGGATTGATCTTGATGACGCCGAGATGCGCAATG ACCAACTCGCCGTCTTGCGtgtccttcctcctttaCTCAACGCTATTATCAACATTGCCCTTGCTCACAACTGGCTCTCTGTCTCCCTCAGATGCATTCAACTTCAACCCGCTCTTGTTCAGGCTATGCCTCCCTCTGTCTCTCCTCTCGCCCAACTTCCGGGCTTTGACTTTGAAAAAGGATTTGAACAGCAAGTCACCAAAAAGGCCGAGGGCGACAAATGGTTGGAGAAGTGGGTCAGGGTAAGGGAAGGATTTGATGAAGCTTTCAGTGTGGCAAAGTACTGGCCGAGATTGGAAGTAATTGATGCCGAATTTAAGGTGGACGACTCCAAGATTGTCACACCCAGCTCTATCGTATCTCTCTCCGCTAAGGTCCGATACGTTTACCCTACCACCGCTCTCTCCTCCAGGGCAAAACCTGTTCCTATGCTTCCCAAGTCGGAACTGGCTAggttggaaaaagaaaagggagaaaaCGAAGAGGCGAAATCAATTGAGGACGTAAAGGAGGCAGTGAAGGAGGCAAGCAAAAAAGAGCAAAACCCTACGGTGAAGCAAGTGCAGGAACAGattgtgaagaagaaagaggcaAAAGAAGTGGTGAATGGCTTTGCCCACACACCTCGATGGCCCCAG CTACGCAAGCCTCAATACTACTTCCTCTTGGGAGACACTAAACTCAACAAAGTCATTGTGCCCCCTATCAAAATCACCGACAtcccccttccttctcctgatGGCACACCTTCAGAACCCAAGGAAATCAGCTTGCAATTCCAGGCTCCTCCTCAGGTTAACCTGTACTCCTTTGTTGCGCACTTGAGAAGCGACACCTACCTTGGTGAGGATGTTCAGGTGCCAATCATGCTCAAGGTAGAGGAGCCTCCCTCGGAATCAGATTCTGATGCGGGTGACGACATTTCGGAGCCAGATGAAGATACGCTTGCGGGGCagatggcgatgatgaggggAGAAAATGTCAAACCATCCAAGGTGCATGGTGGCGAGTATGACAGTGAAGAAAGCAGCGATGTAGATGATGCGAGTGATGACGAGAGTTCgagcgatgatgaagggCCGACAAGGGCAAGAGCATATAATGAGGATAGCAGTGATAGCGATTAG